One region of Juglans microcarpa x Juglans regia isolate MS1-56 chromosome 7S, Jm3101_v1.0, whole genome shotgun sequence genomic DNA includes:
- the LOC121240375 gene encoding uncharacterized protein LOC121240375 isoform X3, giving the protein MTQLFPYKGKNGQHETKQRSVAILHDLYPGSMCYTSLAGSRNQSELQRPRVLRPSGLQKELYLKAGSERMMMKRNSRRLMIGSTAPTCTYNECRGCKYRCRAEQVPVEGDDPINSPYHYRCVCHR; this is encoded by the exons ATGACGC AGTTATTCCCATACAAAGGCAAAAATGGCCAGCATGAAACTAAGCAACGTAGTGTTGCTATTCTTCATGACCTTTACCCTGGCAGCATGTGTTATACAAG TCTTGCAGGGTCTAGAAATCAATCAGAACTTCAACGTCCAAGGGTCCTTCGTCCGTCCGGACtacaaaaagaattatatttgaAG GCTGGCAGTGAAAGAATGATGATGAAGAGGAACTCAAGGAGATTGATGATAGGATCCACAGCACCAACCTGCACTTACAATGAATGTAGAGGATGCAAGTACAGGTGCAGAGCGGAGCAAGTTCCAGTAGAGGGGGATGACCCAATCAACAGTCCATACCACTACAGATGTGTGTGTCATAGGTAA
- the LOC121240375 gene encoding EPIDERMAL PATTERNING FACTOR-like protein 9 isoform X2 yields MNTNSSPPQSYSHTKAKMASMKLSNVVLLFFMTFTLAACVIQGSRNQSELQRPRVLRPSGLQKELYLKAGSERMMMKRNSRRLMIGSTAPTCTYNECRGCKYRCRAEQVPVEGDDPINSPYHYRCVCHR; encoded by the exons ATGAACACCAATTCATCTCCCCCTCAGAGTTATTCCCATACAAAGGCAAAAATGGCCAGCATGAAACTAAGCAACGTAGTGTTGCTATTCTTCATGACCTTTACCCTGGCAGCATGTGTTATACAAG GGTCTAGAAATCAATCAGAACTTCAACGTCCAAGGGTCCTTCGTCCGTCCGGACtacaaaaagaattatatttgaAG GCTGGCAGTGAAAGAATGATGATGAAGAGGAACTCAAGGAGATTGATGATAGGATCCACAGCACCAACCTGCACTTACAATGAATGTAGAGGATGCAAGTACAGGTGCAGAGCGGAGCAAGTTCCAGTAGAGGGGGATGACCCAATCAACAGTCCATACCACTACAGATGTGTGTGTCATAGGTAA
- the LOC121240373 gene encoding asparagine--tRNA ligase, cytoplasmic 2: MATEKARVSMPVGVTHLKYSNRVVLKTILERSDGGLGLVGERVVIGGWVRSSKEVTTKDPLPPSPSPSPPQKTDAGTGEMGPKDASFIEILQSRIPFFRSIMKVLGGGNYNHFRENSEQGIPRTPPPSIAFLQVSDGSCVSCLQVVVASAIASPCQLLRTGTCILVEGVLMQLSELGKHVIELKVDKILHIGTVDHDKYPLSKKKLPFEMLRDFSQFRPRTTTVASVTRISNALTFATHTFFQNLGFFHMQVPIITTTDSEGLTEKFSVTTLFGKADKMEKPTTIKDTEGVSLEVIKSAAKEKAKLVEELKKSESNKEALAATLQDFQKPNEASQLKAREKSKPATSLKANKVNFSEDFFSCRTYLTVSGRLHLESYACALGNVYSIGPRFRADCAGHVAERLMIEIEMAFAQLEDVMCCADDFFKFLCKWVLDNCPEDMKFVSKRIDKTRIDRLQSMIYSKVEKITYTEVVDVLGKVADQKFEVKLQWGSALTAEHLSYLVEVIHKNPVMIYNYPKGVKPFYARLNDDRKTVAAFDLVLPKARILISGSQNEERLDILSSRIKELGLPREQYDWYLDLRRHGTVEHSGFSLGFDHMVLFATGLTDAVDVIPFPRSYAKANN, encoded by the exons ATGGCCACCGAAAAAGCAAGGGTTTCCATGCCGGTGGGGGTGACTCATTTGAAGTACTCGAACCGGGTGGTTTTGAAAACTATATTGGAACGTAGTGATGGAGGGTTGGGACTGGTTGGCGAGAGAGTTGTAATCGGAGGATGGGTGAGGTCTTCGAAGGAGGTGACGACGAAAGATCCTTTGCCGCCGTCACCGTCACCATCACCTCCACAGAAAACGGATGCTGGGACGGGTGAAATGGGGCCGAAAGATGCGAGCTTTATTGAAATTCTTCAGTCTCGGATACCCTTTTTCCGGTCGATTATGAAAGTTTTAGGTGGTGGGAATTACAACCATTTTCGCGAAAATTCGGAACAGGGGATTCCCAGGACGCCCCCGCCTTCGATTGCTTTCTTGCAAGTTAGCGACGGCTCATGTGTTAGCTGTCTTCAG GTTGTTGTAGCTTCTGCTATAGCTTCCCCGTGCCAGCTCCTGCGTACTGGAACATGTATACTGGTGGAGGGTGTATTGATGCAGCTATCAGAACTAGGAAAACATGTCATCGAGCTTAAAGTGGATAAAATTCTTCATATAGGGACAGTGGATCATGACAAGTATCCGTTATCAAAGAAAAAGTTACCATTTGAAATGTTGAGGGATTTTTCCCAGTTTCGACCTCGGACAACTAcg GTGGCATCTGTTACGAGAATCAGTAATGCCCTGACCTTCGCAACTCACACATTCTTTCAAAACCTGGGGTTCTTTCACATGCAAGTACCTATTATCACAACCACAGACAGTGAAGGATTAACTGAAAAATTCTCGGTTACGACTCTTTTTGGCAAAGCAGACAAGATGGAGAAGCCAACTACCATTAAGGACACTGAAGGTGTTAGCCTTGAAGTTATCAAGTCTGCTGCGAAGGAGAAAGCTAAGCTAGTTGAAGAACTAAAGAAAAGTGAAAGCAACAAGGAAGCACTGGCTGCCACACTTCAGGATTTTCAGAAACCAAATGAAGCGTCACAGTTAAAAGCAagagaaaaatcaaaaccagCAACTTCACTGAAGGCCAATAAAGTTAACTTTTCTGAAGATTTCTTCTCCTGTCGAACTTATCTGACCGTTTCTGGTCGCCTACACCTGGAGAGCTATGCATGTGCCCTTGGAAATGTTTACTCAATTGGACCCCGATTCCGGGCAGATTGTGCTGGACATGTGGCAGAGAGGTTAATGATTGAGATCGAAATGGCATTTGCACAGTTAGAG GATGTCATGTGCTGTGCAGATGACTTTTTCAAGTTCCTCTGCAAATGGGTGTTGGATAATTGTCCCGAAGATATGAAATTTGTTTCAAAACGAATTGACAAAACCCGTATTGATCGTCTTCAATCAATGATATACAGTAAAGTTGAAAAGATCACCTACACTGAAGTTGTAGATGTATTAGGAAAG GTTGCAGACCAGAAGTTTGAAGTAAAACTTCAGTGGGGTTCTGCGCTCACAGCAGAGCATCTAAG TTATTTGGTAGAGGTGATCCACAAGAACCCTGTAATGATATACAATTATCCAAAAGGAGTTAAGCCATTTTATGCTCGCTTGAATGATGATAGAAAAACTGTTGCAGCATTTGATTTGGTGCTACCAAAG GCAAGAATCTTAATTTCAGGTAGCCAAAATGAGGAGCGATTGGACATTTTAAGTTCAAG
- the LOC121240375 gene encoding uncharacterized protein LOC121240375 isoform X1 yields the protein MQKFHELAKIRDLSLGDLLELFPYKGKNGQHETKQRSVAILHDLYPGSMCYTSLAGSRNQSELQRPRVLRPSGLQKELYLKAGSERMMMKRNSRRLMIGSTAPTCTYNECRGCKYRCRAEQVPVEGDDPINSPYHYRCVCHR from the exons ATGCAGAAGTTTCATGAGTTAGCCAAAATACGCGATCTGTCGCTTGGGGACCTCTTAG AGTTATTCCCATACAAAGGCAAAAATGGCCAGCATGAAACTAAGCAACGTAGTGTTGCTATTCTTCATGACCTTTACCCTGGCAGCATGTGTTATACAAG TCTTGCAGGGTCTAGAAATCAATCAGAACTTCAACGTCCAAGGGTCCTTCGTCCGTCCGGACtacaaaaagaattatatttgaAG GCTGGCAGTGAAAGAATGATGATGAAGAGGAACTCAAGGAGATTGATGATAGGATCCACAGCACCAACCTGCACTTACAATGAATGTAGAGGATGCAAGTACAGGTGCAGAGCGGAGCAAGTTCCAGTAGAGGGGGATGACCCAATCAACAGTCCATACCACTACAGATGTGTGTGTCATAGGTAA